Proteins from a genomic interval of Microbacterium phyllosphaerae:
- a CDS encoding DivIVA domain-containing protein: MVSDDVQVSDDVQTPDEAEQAPPAFSLTSGRVRGYHRAAVDTFLAAARAAFEGDSDDLSAAEVRVASFPLVKNGYVVSEVDAALGRVEDAFAARARERAVRAEGAGAWVEQARDDAQVILDHLARPKRQRFGRTGILSFGYRIDEVDHVSTRIARYLRDGEPLTAEQLRSAAFRMQRGGYREEQVDALLDATVDVILAVR; this comes from the coding sequence ATGGTGTCAGATGATGTGCAGGTCTCGGACGACGTCCAGACTCCGGACGAGGCCGAGCAGGCGCCGCCCGCGTTCTCGTTGACAAGCGGTCGCGTCCGCGGCTACCACCGCGCGGCGGTGGACACCTTCCTCGCCGCTGCACGCGCGGCGTTCGAGGGAGATTCGGACGACCTCAGCGCTGCGGAAGTCCGGGTCGCGTCCTTCCCTCTCGTGAAGAACGGGTACGTGGTGTCGGAGGTCGACGCCGCGCTCGGCCGCGTGGAGGACGCATTCGCTGCGCGCGCTCGAGAACGGGCCGTGCGGGCCGAGGGCGCCGGAGCATGGGTGGAACAGGCGCGTGACGATGCTCAGGTCATCCTCGATCACCTGGCTCGTCCGAAGCGTCAGCGATTCGGACGCACCGGCATCCTCTCCTTCGGGTACCGCATCGACGAGGTGGATCACGTGAGCACGCGCATCGCCCGATACCTGCGAGACGGAGAGCCGCTGACCGCCGAGCAGCTTCGTTCTGCGGCGTTCCGGATGCAGCGTGGGGGCTATCGCGAAGAGCAGGTCGATGCCCTCCTCGATGCGACCGTCGACGTGATCCTGGCGGTTCGCTGA
- a CDS encoding tetratricopeptide repeat protein, producing MTDISPAALRGAVDLSSLRNRPAAPAQATGSGGAAAAAGGGVTDVVVDATDESFGQILELSRTVPVVVDLWAEWCGPCKQLSPIIEKVTRELGGKVLLAKVDVDANPQLAQGFRAQSIPMVVALIAGQPVPMFTGAVPEQQVREVFAQLLQLAAQNGVTGSLDIGEAPAGADETPEEPPLPPLHAEAFAAIELGDYAAAIVAYEKALAENPRDEDAIAGLGQVRLLDRVQKLDLQDARAAAAAGPLDVKAQFDVADLDLAGGHVDDAFGRLLDLFAQLPSDQRTPVRERLVELFGLIGAADPRVISARNRLSSLLF from the coding sequence GTGACCGATATCTCTCCCGCCGCGCTCCGTGGAGCCGTCGACCTCTCCAGCCTGCGAAACCGTCCCGCAGCCCCGGCGCAGGCCACGGGCTCCGGCGGCGCTGCTGCAGCAGCCGGGGGCGGCGTGACGGATGTCGTCGTCGATGCGACCGACGAGTCCTTCGGTCAGATCCTCGAACTCTCTCGTACGGTTCCCGTGGTGGTCGACCTGTGGGCCGAGTGGTGCGGACCGTGCAAGCAGCTGAGCCCGATCATCGAGAAGGTGACGCGTGAGCTCGGCGGCAAAGTGCTCCTCGCCAAGGTCGACGTCGATGCCAACCCGCAGCTCGCGCAGGGCTTCCGTGCGCAGTCGATCCCGATGGTCGTCGCTCTCATCGCCGGGCAGCCCGTTCCTATGTTCACCGGAGCGGTCCCCGAGCAGCAGGTTCGAGAGGTCTTCGCGCAGCTGCTCCAGCTCGCCGCTCAGAACGGTGTCACAGGGTCGCTCGACATCGGAGAGGCTCCCGCGGGCGCGGACGAGACCCCCGAAGAGCCGCCGCTGCCCCCGCTGCACGCCGAGGCGTTCGCGGCCATCGAGCTCGGCGATTACGCCGCGGCGATCGTCGCCTACGAGAAGGCACTCGCAGAGAACCCCCGGGATGAGGATGCGATCGCCGGCCTCGGCCAGGTGCGTCTGCTCGACCGTGTGCAGAAGCTCGATCTGCAGGATGCCCGCGCGGCTGCCGCGGCAGGGCCGTTGGACGTGAAGGCTCAGTTCGATGTCGCCGACCTCGACCTCGCCGGCGGACACGTGGACGATGCCTTCGGACGCCTCCTCGACCTTTTCGCTCAGCTGCCGTCAGACCAGCGCACTCCCGTTCGCGAAAGGCTGGTCGAGCTGTTCGGTCTGATCGGCGCGGCCGACCCGCGGGTGATCTCCGCGCGCAACAGGCTCTCGTCCCTGCTGTTCTGA
- the glgB gene encoding 1,4-alpha-glucan branching protein GlgB: protein MSYVEDATTSSEWAAVAAGTHHDPHAVLGAHPSTDAGDRTVTVIRARRPLAASVAAVFGDGSRLALEHVAHGIWEAQHDGAPVPYRLATAYGDDDESTVGDPYRHLPTLGDIDLHLIAEGRHERLWQVLGAHPRTAEGDTGVAFAVWAPNATAVRVVGDHNGWNGESHAMRSMGVSGIWELFIPDIAIGSTYKFEIRTRDGAWIFKADPMAQAAQIPPETASVVTQSTYAWSDGAWMTRRAATHAVAQPLSIYEVHLGSWRGGLSYRDAAEPLIAHVTEAGFTHVEFMPLAEHPFGGSWGYQVSGYYAATSRFGSPDDLRYLIDRLHQAGVGVIMDWVPGHFPKDAFALARFDGQPLYEHPDPRRGEHQDWGTLIFDYGRPEVRGFLVANALFWLSEFHVDGLRVDAVASMLYLDYSRNDGEWEPNIHGGRENLEAIRFLQEVNATAYRVHPGVLMIAEESTSFPGVTAPTDHAGLGFGFKWNMGWMNDSLQYIERDPMYRSHHEGEMTFSFVYAFGENYLLPISHDEVVHGKGSLLTKMPGDHWHKLANVRAYLAYMWGHPGKKLLFMGQEFGQIAEWSESRELDWWLLEQPSHAQLQGFVGQLNHTYRAQAPLWERDNDASCFSRLGAPTWDPNVIAFERRDAHGGRLVVISNFAGVERSGYRLDLPSSGVWEEVLNTDASEYGGRGSGNLGVVVAPLDDRGVATATMTIPALSTIWLRHQSDPHVPTVSHG, encoded by the coding sequence ATGAGCTACGTGGAAGATGCGACGACGTCGTCCGAGTGGGCCGCGGTGGCCGCCGGAACCCATCACGATCCGCACGCTGTCCTGGGCGCCCACCCGTCCACCGACGCGGGTGACCGCACGGTCACGGTGATCCGAGCTCGACGCCCCCTCGCCGCCTCGGTCGCGGCGGTGTTCGGAGACGGCTCGCGGTTGGCGCTGGAGCACGTCGCGCACGGCATCTGGGAAGCCCAGCACGACGGCGCTCCGGTGCCGTATCGTCTCGCGACCGCGTACGGCGACGACGACGAGAGCACCGTCGGCGACCCCTATCGACACCTCCCCACCCTCGGCGACATCGATCTTCACCTGATCGCCGAGGGCCGTCACGAGCGTCTCTGGCAGGTCCTCGGCGCCCACCCGCGGACGGCGGAGGGCGACACCGGCGTGGCATTCGCGGTGTGGGCACCCAATGCGACCGCTGTGCGCGTCGTCGGCGACCACAACGGGTGGAACGGCGAATCGCACGCGATGCGATCGATGGGCGTGAGCGGCATCTGGGAGCTCTTCATCCCCGACATCGCGATCGGCTCGACCTACAAGTTCGAGATCAGGACGCGCGACGGAGCGTGGATCTTCAAGGCCGACCCGATGGCCCAGGCGGCGCAGATCCCACCCGAGACGGCATCGGTGGTCACGCAGTCGACCTACGCCTGGTCGGACGGCGCATGGATGACCCGCCGAGCAGCGACGCACGCGGTCGCACAGCCGTTGTCGATCTACGAGGTTCATCTCGGGTCGTGGCGCGGCGGTCTGAGCTACCGGGACGCCGCCGAGCCTCTCATCGCTCACGTCACCGAGGCGGGGTTCACCCACGTCGAGTTCATGCCCCTCGCCGAGCATCCTTTCGGAGGCTCGTGGGGCTATCAGGTGAGCGGCTACTACGCGGCGACCAGCCGGTTCGGCAGCCCGGACGACCTGCGCTATCTGATCGACCGCCTGCACCAGGCGGGCGTCGGCGTCATCATGGACTGGGTCCCCGGGCATTTCCCGAAGGATGCGTTCGCGCTCGCTCGGTTCGACGGCCAGCCGCTCTACGAGCACCCGGACCCCCGGCGAGGCGAACACCAGGACTGGGGCACGCTCATCTTCGACTACGGGCGTCCGGAGGTACGGGGCTTCCTCGTGGCGAACGCCCTCTTCTGGCTCAGCGAGTTCCATGTCGATGGGCTCAGGGTCGATGCGGTGGCGTCGATGCTGTACCTCGACTATTCGCGGAACGACGGCGAGTGGGAACCCAACATCCACGGCGGACGCGAGAACCTCGAAGCGATCCGGTTCCTGCAGGAGGTCAACGCGACCGCCTACCGCGTGCACCCCGGTGTGCTCATGATCGCGGAGGAGTCGACCAGTTTCCCCGGTGTCACCGCGCCGACCGATCATGCGGGACTCGGTTTCGGGTTCAAATGGAACATGGGTTGGATGAACGACTCTCTCCAGTACATCGAGCGAGACCCCATGTACCGGTCCCATCACGAGGGCGAGATGACGTTCTCCTTCGTCTACGCGTTCGGCGAGAACTATCTCCTTCCGATCAGCCACGACGAGGTCGTGCATGGCAAGGGAAGCCTGCTCACGAAGATGCCGGGCGATCACTGGCACAAGCTCGCGAACGTCCGCGCCTACCTCGCGTACATGTGGGGCCATCCGGGCAAGAAGCTGCTCTTCATGGGCCAGGAGTTCGGCCAGATAGCCGAGTGGTCCGAATCCCGCGAACTCGACTGGTGGCTGCTCGAACAGCCGTCCCACGCGCAGCTGCAGGGCTTCGTCGGTCAGCTCAACCACACCTACCGTGCGCAGGCACCGCTCTGGGAACGCGACAACGACGCATCATGCTTCTCGCGCCTCGGCGCACCGACCTGGGATCCGAACGTCATCGCCTTCGAACGTCGCGACGCCCACGGTGGGCGGCTCGTCGTCATCAGCAACTTCGCCGGCGTGGAACGAAGCGGCTACCGTCTCGATCTGCCCAGCTCGGGGGTCTGGGAAGAGGTCCTCAACACGGACGCGTCAGAGTACGGTGGGCGCGGATCCGGGAATCTGGGGGTGGTCGTGGCTCCCCTCGACGACCGTGGCGTCGCAACGGCGACCATGACGATCCCCGCTCTGTCGACGATCTGGCTCCGTCACCAGAGCGACCCTCACGTCCCGACGGTCAGCCACGGCTGA
- a CDS encoding transglycosylase SLT domain-containing protein — protein MNSRNDMTPHRNDVTPVPSSAALSPRKGSRRRGLVGFFSALAVVGFAAAMVAPTGVALADPPAEAAPESAYSAALGETQNLTVTVEGAAIAPVQRGTFSVYVTPKPTPKPTPKVASSDSSKSSNSGGGPLFYTGGGAPAQWMAAAGIAESDWGYVDYIVSRESGWNPNATNSSSGACGLVQALPCSKVPGNGYDPVDNLRWATGYATGRYGSWAGAQAFWSNNHWW, from the coding sequence GTGAACTCCCGAAACGACATGACTCCTCATCGAAACGACGTCACCCCTGTGCCTTCGTCGGCGGCTCTGTCGCCGCGCAAGGGCAGCCGTCGCCGTGGCCTCGTGGGGTTCTTCAGCGCACTCGCGGTGGTCGGATTCGCCGCGGCGATGGTGGCTCCCACCGGCGTCGCGCTTGCCGACCCGCCGGCTGAAGCAGCGCCGGAATCCGCGTACTCCGCTGCCCTCGGTGAGACGCAGAATCTGACGGTGACCGTCGAGGGCGCGGCGATCGCGCCTGTCCAGCGCGGAACGTTCTCCGTATACGTCACCCCGAAGCCGACTCCGAAGCCCACCCCCAAGGTGGCGTCGTCCGATTCCTCGAAGTCGTCCAACTCCGGAGGCGGACCGCTCTTCTACACCGGTGGTGGAGCTCCTGCGCAGTGGATGGCTGCGGCGGGTATCGCAGAGTCCGACTGGGGCTACGTCGACTACATCGTCTCGCGCGAGAGCGGATGGAACCCGAACGCGACGAACTCCTCGTCGGGTGCCTGCGGCCTCGTACAGGCTCTGCCCTGCAGCAAGGTCCCCGGCAACGGCTACGACCCCGTCGACAACCTGCGCTGGGCGACCGGATACGCGACGGGTCGTTACGGCAGCTGGGCCGGCGCCCAGGCATTCTGGTCCAACAACCACTGGTGGTGA
- a CDS encoding phosphatidate cytidylyltransferase yields MSDEPTGDGTDKPQTRREARDSSTSTGGIPLVDGAFPAFDTTSIPPRPPLPAEVPVFAASPLDTADHNAIREQWRAARDELGNHVSHARGQLDQANERIKERTGRDLILATLIGLAFGAALLASLLFIKVLFVPFALAAALLGVYELSLALRASGRRIDVVPQFIAATMLVLSAFFLDLWLVWVVLFLAVAFVIVWRLVAQMVAKDGRTYGDVLTDAVIGGFVQIYVPFLAAVALILLKQEGGQWWVLSFIAIAVVADTGAYAAGLSFGRHPMAPKISPKKTWEGFGGAVVGSIAAGVLLAIFLLHVPWWIGVIFGVAILLSATLGDLGESMLKRDLGIKDMSSWLPGHGGLLDRLDSILPSTIPALCLYFLFSSWAVL; encoded by the coding sequence ATGTCCGACGAACCCACCGGTGACGGTACCGACAAGCCGCAGACGCGCCGTGAGGCGCGCGACTCGTCGACCTCGACCGGCGGGATACCCCTGGTTGACGGCGCCTTCCCGGCATTCGACACCACGAGCATCCCGCCACGACCTCCGCTTCCCGCAGAGGTGCCCGTGTTCGCGGCATCTCCTCTGGACACCGCTGACCACAACGCGATCCGGGAGCAGTGGCGCGCCGCCCGCGACGAGCTGGGCAACCACGTCTCGCATGCTCGAGGGCAGCTCGACCAGGCCAACGAACGCATCAAGGAGCGCACGGGCCGAGATCTGATCCTCGCAACCCTGATCGGTCTCGCGTTCGGAGCGGCGCTGCTCGCGTCTCTGCTGTTCATCAAGGTGCTGTTCGTGCCGTTCGCGCTGGCCGCAGCCCTTCTCGGCGTGTACGAGCTGTCGCTCGCCCTGCGCGCCTCCGGCCGTCGGATCGACGTGGTGCCGCAGTTCATCGCAGCGACGATGCTGGTGCTCTCCGCGTTCTTCCTCGACCTCTGGCTCGTGTGGGTCGTGCTCTTCCTCGCCGTCGCATTCGTGATCGTGTGGAGACTCGTCGCCCAGATGGTCGCCAAGGACGGCAGGACCTACGGCGATGTGCTCACGGATGCGGTCATCGGTGGCTTCGTCCAGATCTATGTGCCCTTCCTCGCGGCTGTCGCGCTGATCCTGCTCAAGCAGGAGGGCGGTCAGTGGTGGGTCCTGAGCTTCATCGCCATCGCGGTCGTCGCCGACACGGGCGCGTATGCCGCCGGCCTCTCGTTCGGGCGGCATCCGATGGCCCCCAAGATCAGCCCGAAGAAGACCTGGGAAGGTTTCGGCGGAGCTGTGGTGGGTTCGATCGCGGCCGGAGTGCTCCTCGCGATCTTCCTCCTGCATGTGCCGTGGTGGATCGGTGTCATCTTCGGCGTCGCGATCCTGCTCTCCGCCACGCTCGGCGACCTCGGCGAGTCGATGCTCAAGCGCGACCTCGGGATCAAGGACATGAGTTCCTGGCTCCCCGGCCATGGCGGATTGCTCGATCGGCTCGACAGCATCCTGCCGTCGACGATCCCGGCTCTGTGCCTCTACTTCCTCTTCTCCTCCTGGGCGGTGCTGTGA
- a CDS encoding glycosyl transferase, whose protein sequence is MRFVWAVVALVLAAGLIAAGIAQRTIFQGPATQKVSVSVEEPAPYVLVDGDVLRENPGAQTLLVKGDGDIFAAYGRTADMEAWLADATYNHVTVGKSGTLDVELVAAGASEDGGDETATPAPTETPAEDGAAEPTPGRNPAGSDLWLNSFTDTDALIADMQLPEGVSVLIAQDGTQDAPDDIVVSWPIDNSTPLAGPLMAAGAAVLLVGLILYVLAIRHQRRGRGPRRKGPGPLPATEPIDVAQLPPAERAAIEDSSVPGSDDAAVSDGTADPKTSDGDAQSPAESEKTTGERTSELRAATPTRRRRLIAIPAIALTALLASGCSADSWPQFGESSPTPSPSATVIAPDNQKPPAVTESQAKRILDEVSSTLSEADATMDIDLAGTRLDGPALTARTTEYTLRTALPDTTPPAAIPTDDIEVVLPEASDRWPRTVLLLSKSKGDDTVPPVILTMTQQDPWSNYKVTNMAEMSADAVFPDVAAAWLGTSLVPDDSAFLSIPPGELAEKFSDVVDAGEKSESYGLFDELSQNLATSIRDSRQAVVQNLADNGAAKTSKTAFDIAPADVAPVSLTTLDSGAIVALSLIDTETVTPTSADAVIRFGDNAQAKALTGVTESAKGVTTKYEFQLFFSVPAQGSTEQIRLLAVRQDLLSVEVIK, encoded by the coding sequence GTGCGTTTCGTATGGGCCGTCGTGGCCCTCGTGCTGGCTGCCGGACTGATCGCTGCGGGCATCGCCCAGCGAACCATCTTCCAGGGTCCGGCGACCCAGAAGGTCTCGGTTTCCGTGGAAGAACCCGCTCCCTATGTGCTCGTGGACGGCGACGTGCTTCGGGAGAACCCGGGTGCGCAGACTCTGCTGGTCAAGGGCGATGGCGACATCTTCGCCGCCTACGGCCGGACGGCTGACATGGAGGCATGGCTCGCCGACGCGACCTACAACCACGTCACCGTCGGCAAGAGCGGCACACTCGATGTCGAACTCGTCGCCGCGGGCGCATCGGAGGACGGGGGCGATGAAACTGCGACACCGGCTCCCACAGAGACGCCTGCCGAGGACGGTGCCGCCGAGCCGACCCCCGGGCGCAATCCCGCCGGTTCCGATCTCTGGCTGAACTCCTTCACCGACACGGATGCGCTGATCGCCGACATGCAGCTCCCCGAAGGAGTGAGCGTGCTCATCGCTCAGGACGGCACCCAGGACGCACCCGATGACATCGTCGTGTCCTGGCCGATCGACAACTCGACCCCGCTCGCAGGTCCGCTGATGGCAGCGGGCGCCGCGGTGCTCCTCGTCGGTCTGATCCTCTACGTTCTGGCCATCCGCCATCAGCGTCGCGGTCGCGGACCCCGGCGCAAGGGGCCAGGACCGTTGCCCGCGACCGAGCCGATAGACGTCGCGCAGCTGCCCCCGGCCGAACGCGCGGCGATCGAGGATTCTTCCGTGCCCGGATCGGACGACGCGGCGGTCTCCGACGGCACCGCAGACCCGAAGACCTCCGACGGGGACGCGCAGAGTCCTGCGGAGTCGGAGAAGACGACGGGCGAGCGCACGTCGGAGCTGCGCGCGGCGACACCGACCCGCAGACGCCGCCTGATCGCCATCCCGGCGATCGCGTTGACCGCACTGCTCGCGAGCGGTTGCTCGGCTGATTCCTGGCCCCAGTTCGGAGAGAGCAGCCCGACTCCCTCGCCGAGCGCGACCGTCATCGCTCCCGACAACCAGAAGCCGCCGGCCGTGACCGAGTCTCAGGCGAAGCGCATCCTCGACGAGGTGTCGTCCACGCTCTCCGAGGCGGATGCCACGATGGACATCGATCTGGCGGGAACGCGCCTCGACGGTCCCGCGCTGACGGCTCGCACGACCGAGTACACGCTGCGCACCGCTCTTCCGGACACGACTCCGCCGGCGGCCATTCCGACCGATGACATCGAGGTCGTGCTCCCTGAAGCCAGCGACCGCTGGCCGCGGACAGTGCTCCTGCTCTCGAAGAGCAAGGGCGACGACACGGTTCCGCCCGTGATCCTCACCATGACGCAGCAGGACCCGTGGTCGAACTACAAGGTCACCAACATGGCCGAGATGTCTGCGGATGCCGTCTTCCCGGATGTGGCGGCCGCATGGCTCGGGACCTCGCTCGTCCCCGACGATTCCGCCTTCCTGAGCATCCCGCCCGGGGAGCTCGCGGAGAAGTTCTCGGATGTCGTCGACGCGGGGGAGAAGAGCGAGTCCTACGGCCTCTTCGACGAGCTGTCGCAGAATCTCGCGACGTCGATCCGTGACAGCCGTCAGGCGGTGGTGCAGAACCTCGCGGACAACGGCGCGGCCAAGACGTCCAAGACGGCGTTCGACATCGCTCCGGCCGACGTGGCACCCGTCTCGTTGACCACGCTCGACAGCGGTGCGATCGTCGCCCTGTCTCTCATCGACACCGAGACCGTGACCCCGACGTCGGCCGATGCGGTCATCCGCTTCGGTGACAACGCGCAGGCGAAGGCTCTCACCGGGGTGACGGAGTCCGCGAAGGGCGTGACGACCAAGTACGAATTCCAGTTGTTCTTCTCCGTCCCCGCACAGGGGTCCACGGAGCAGATCCGGCTCCTGGCCGTGCGCCAGGATCTTCTCTCCGTCGAGGTGATCAAGTGA
- a CDS encoding AI-2E family transporter, whose translation MKIHNPFRTALVATLGVGLGILLIGSLENLSTVLLYVGTALFLSLGLDPLVTFLERKRLPRWLAVLITILGVLGIFAGIILIVIPVLVDQISQLIAQITAIVQRGTFLPDLREWMVETFPNLKVDDVFAYVTTWLETNLTQIGGSIGQSVLAASGAVVSGLFGAFIVLILTIYLTASTPSLKRAVYQLAPASKRERFIDLAEQITDSVGYYVMGQVTQGVINGVLSMIFLTIIDAPFPAVLAVVAFFFSLIPLVGTLTGSTIIVLVCLIPGLGSPATAIAAAIYYLIYMQIEAYVISPRIMSRAVSVPGAVVVVAALAGGSLLGLLGALIAIPVAASILILYRQVLIPRMNEL comes from the coding sequence ATGAAGATCCACAACCCGTTCCGCACCGCCCTCGTGGCGACGCTCGGCGTCGGGTTGGGGATCCTGCTGATCGGAAGTCTCGAGAACCTCTCGACTGTTCTTCTCTACGTCGGCACCGCTCTCTTCCTGAGTCTGGGCCTGGACCCCCTGGTCACCTTCCTCGAGCGCAAGAGACTCCCCCGCTGGCTCGCGGTCCTGATCACGATCCTCGGCGTCCTCGGGATCTTCGCCGGGATCATCCTGATCGTGATCCCCGTGCTGGTCGACCAGATCTCCCAGCTGATCGCGCAGATCACCGCGATCGTTCAGCGAGGCACGTTCCTTCCTGACCTCAGGGAATGGATGGTCGAGACCTTCCCCAATCTCAAGGTCGACGACGTCTTCGCGTATGTGACCACCTGGCTCGAGACGAACCTCACGCAGATCGGCGGCTCGATCGGACAGAGCGTCCTCGCGGCCAGCGGCGCGGTGGTCAGCGGCCTGTTCGGAGCATTCATCGTGCTCATCCTGACGATCTATCTGACGGCCTCGACCCCTTCCCTGAAGCGTGCCGTCTATCAGCTCGCTCCCGCGTCGAAGCGCGAACGGTTCATCGACCTCGCCGAGCAGATCACCGACTCCGTCGGGTACTACGTCATGGGCCAGGTCACGCAGGGCGTCATCAACGGTGTCCTGAGCATGATCTTCCTGACGATCATCGATGCTCCGTTCCCCGCGGTGCTGGCCGTCGTGGCGTTCTTCTTCTCGCTGATCCCGCTCGTCGGCACCTTGACCGGATCGACGATCATCGTGCTCGTCTGCCTGATACCTGGACTGGGTTCGCCTGCCACGGCGATCGCGGCGGCCATCTACTACCTGATCTACATGCAGATCGAGGCCTACGTGATCTCACCGAGGATCATGAGCCGTGCCGTCTCGGTGCCCGGAGCGGTCGTCGTGGTCGCGGCGCTGGCCGGCGGCAGCCTGCTCGGCCTTCTCGGCGCGCTGATCGCCATCCCGGTGGCGGCGAGCATCCTGATCCTCTACCGCCAGGTGCTCATCCCGCGGATGAACGAGCTCTAG
- the frr gene encoding ribosome recycling factor — MIADVLAETTSRMARAVEAAKEDFSTVRTGRANPQLFQKVLVDYYGTPTPLAQLASLANQEARTLIITPYDKSALKGIEQAIRDMPNLGANPTNDGNLVRVTMPELTAERRKEYVKLVKTKAEDAKVHVRGIRRKGKDELDALKSELGEDEIARGEKELDALTRQHVDLIDDALKRKEAELLEV, encoded by the coding sequence GTGATCGCGGATGTCCTCGCTGAAACCACCTCCCGTATGGCACGAGCCGTCGAGGCTGCCAAGGAGGACTTCTCCACGGTGCGCACCGGCCGCGCCAACCCGCAGCTCTTCCAGAAGGTTCTGGTCGACTACTACGGAACGCCGACTCCGCTCGCCCAGCTCGCTTCGCTGGCGAACCAGGAAGCACGCACTCTCATCATCACGCCGTACGACAAGTCGGCGCTGAAGGGCATCGAACAGGCCATTCGCGACATGCCGAATCTCGGAGCGAACCCCACCAACGACGGCAACCTCGTGCGGGTGACGATGCCCGAGCTGACGGCCGAGCGCCGCAAGGAGTACGTCAAGCTCGTCAAGACCAAGGCCGAGGACGCCAAGGTCCATGTCCGTGGAATCCGCCGCAAGGGCAAGGACGAGCTCGACGCCCTGAAGAGCGAACTCGGTGAAGACGAGATCGCCAGGGGAGAGAAGGAACTCGACGCCCTCACGCGCCAGCACGTCGACCTCATCGACGACGCACTTAAGCGCAAAGAGGCTGAACTCCTCGAGGTGTAG
- a CDS encoding alpha/beta hydrolase — protein MEIRGPIELPALREDIVLETADELTLVGELALPESAPPVATLVTLHPLPTAGGFMDSHIIRKAAARLPALADLAVLRFNTRGTTSPRGTSDGAFDGGAAEQFDVAAAMEFVRERGLPRPWLLGWSFGTELALKYGREHDVEGIILLSPPLHRATDEEVAAWAGADVEVVILVPELDDYLRPDEARERFSTIPHANLIAVEGGKHLWVGESQTRRVLTEVVAAVNPAALPLPTEWPVA, from the coding sequence ATCGAGATCCGTGGCCCTATCGAACTTCCCGCGCTGCGCGAGGACATCGTGTTGGAGACGGCGGACGAGCTGACGCTCGTCGGGGAGCTTGCGCTGCCTGAATCGGCGCCACCGGTCGCCACGCTCGTCACGCTGCATCCGTTGCCGACCGCGGGCGGGTTCATGGACTCGCACATCATCCGCAAGGCGGCCGCACGTCTGCCGGCCCTGGCGGACCTCGCCGTCCTTCGGTTCAACACGCGGGGTACGACCTCGCCTCGCGGGACGAGCGACGGCGCATTCGACGGGGGAGCGGCGGAGCAGTTCGACGTCGCGGCGGCGATGGAATTCGTCCGCGAGCGTGGTCTTCCCCGCCCCTGGCTTCTCGGATGGTCGTTCGGCACGGAGCTCGCGCTGAAATACGGGCGGGAGCATGACGTCGAAGGCATCATCCTGCTCTCTCCGCCCCTGCATCGGGCCACCGACGAAGAGGTGGCTGCCTGGGCCGGAGCCGACGTCGAGGTGGTCATCCTCGTGCCGGAACTCGACGACTACCTGCGTCCGGATGAAGCACGAGAGCGGTTCTCGACGATCCCTCATGCGAATCTGATCGCGGTCGAGGGCGGCAAGCATCTGTGGGTGGGAGAGAGCCAGACTCGACGGGTCCTCACCGAGGTCGTCGCCGCGGTCAATCCGGCCGCGCTTCCGCTTCCGACCGAATGGCCGGTCGCCTAG